The Zingiber officinale cultivar Zhangliang chromosome 10A, Zo_v1.1, whole genome shotgun sequence genome contains a region encoding:
- the LOC122026594 gene encoding nucleobase-ascorbate transporter 12-like produces WFISSVLAALWGTGVASTTLTENIHTIATTKMGSRRAIELGAVILILLSFVGKIGGFIASIPDVMVAGLLCCMWAMIAALGLSNLRYSETGSSRNNIIIGLSLFLSLSVPAYFQQYGLIPSSNSSVPSYFQPYAVASHGPIHTSSRGVNYVLNTLFSFHMVIAFIVAFILDNTVPGSRQERGVYVWSEPEAAKREPAITKDYGLPFRIGRMFTWVKWVGL; encoded by the exons tggttcatctCTAGTGTCTTGGCTGCACTTTGGGGCACAGGAGTCGCTTCAACCACTCTCACTGAGAATATTCACACTATTGCTACAACTAAAATGGGTAGTCGGAGAGCTATTGAGCTCGGTGCTGTCATTCTCATTCTGTTATCTTTTGTTG GGAAAATAGGAGGATTTATAGCTTCTATCCCAGATGTCATGGTGGCTGGTCTTCTTTGCTGTATGTGGGCCATGATTGCTGCTCTGGGCTTGTCAAACCTGCGATACAGCGAGACTGGAAGCTCCAGGAATAATATCATAATTGGCCTCTCATTGTTTCTCTCATTATCAGTACCTGCCTACTTCCAGCAATATGGACTTATTCCATCTTCAAATTCATCCGTTCCAAGTTACTTCCAACCATATGCTGTTGCATCTCATGGACCTATTCATACAAGTTCTCGAGGG GTGAACTATGTTCTGAATACTTTGTTTTCATTTCACATggtgattgcatttattgttgcaTTTATTCTTGACAACACTGTTCCTGGGAGCCGTCAAGAACGTGGAGTATATGTTTGGTCTGAACCAGAGGCAGCAAAAAGGGAACCAGCCATTACCAAAGACTACGGCTTGCCTTTCAGAATCGGACGTATGTTCACATGGGTGAAATGGGTTGGCTTATAG